In a single window of the Vitis vinifera cultivar Pinot Noir 40024 chromosome 6, ASM3070453v1 genome:
- the LOC100257100 gene encoding glucan endo-1,3-beta-glucosidase 14 yields MTLIRCWLSAQTLMPGKRDSMPTSSHVFTSFFFFLILSDSVGLIHGIGVGINYGQIANNLPSPSRVAVLLKSLNISRVKLYDADPNVLRAFSNSDVEFIIGLPNDNLAAMTDPTKAQAWIQQNVQPFLPQTKITCITVGNEILSGTDKQLMSNLLPAMQSVHSALVSLELDDQVGVVTAHSLAILAESFPPSSGSFRQDLGGYLQPLLNFHSQINSPFLINAYPYFAYKDNPDEVSLDYVLFRPNQGTTDPVTNLKYDNMLYAQIDAVYSAIKAMGHTDIVVRISETGWPSKGDSNEAGATRDNAGIYNSNLLQRIAENQSTPARPSLPIDIYVFALFNEDLKPGPTSERNYGLYYPDGTPVYDLGLQSQLPQIASAAFYIDSASTTNAVSIVSLLIFVTLCLIIVREGL; encoded by the exons ATTCAGTTGGGCTAATCCACGGCATTGGAGTAGGAATCAACTATGGGCAGATTGCCAACAACCTGCCATCTCCCTCCCGTGTGGCCGTGCTCCTAAAATCACTGAACATCAGCAGAGTAAAGCTGTATGATGCTGATCCCAATGTTCTAAGAGCCTTCTCCAATTCTGATGTTGAGTTCATCATTGGACTTCCTAATGACAACCTTGCAGCCATGACTGATCCCACCAAAGCCCAAGCTTGGATTCAGCAGAATGTTCAACCCTTTCTTCCCCAGACCAAGATCACCTGCATTACAGTTGGGAATGAGATCTTATCCGGCACCGATAAGCAGTTAATGTCGAATCTCCTACCTGCAATGCAGTCAGTACATAGTGCTCTTGTAAGCCTGGAACTAGATGACCAAGTGGGTGTCGTAACTGCCCATTCACTGGCCATCTTGGCTGAATCCTTCCCTCCTTCATCAGGTTCTTTTAGGCAGGATCTTGGAGGATATCTCCAACCCCTTCTCAATTTCCATTCTCAGATCAATTCCCCATTTCTGATAAATGCATATCCCTATTTTGCATACAAGGATAACCCAGATGAAGTGTCATTAGACTATGTCCTTTTTAGGCCTAACCAGGGAACAACAGATCCAGTCACAAATTTGAAGTATGATAATATGCTGTATGCTCAAATTGATGCTGTTTATTCAGCAATCAAAGCCATGGGGCATACTGATATTGTGGTTAGGATATCAGAAACCGGTTGGCCATCTAAAGGGGACTCCAATGAGGCTGGAGCCACAAGGGATAATGCAGGAATATATAACAGCAATTTATTGCAGAGAATAGCAGAGAACCAAAGCACTCCTGCAAGACCATCTCTCCCCATTGACATTTATGTGTTTGCTCTTTTCAATGAGGATCTCAAGCCTGGCCCAACATCAGAGAGGAACTATGGGCTCTACTACCCTGATGGTACCCCTGTTTATGATCTTGGATTGCAAAGTCAGCTTCCACAGATAGCTTCTGCAGCTTTTTACATCGACTCGGCCTCCACCACAAAT GCTGTGTCCATCGtcagtcttctcatctttgtcaCACTATGTTTAATCATTGTCCGAGAGGGCCtgtaa
- the LOC100246720 gene encoding small ribosomal subunit protein uS9m, whose translation MLARFVSKPSNFRLLTLLSTKSQSHPPNPKFTLPRFFSTNHNNNDNNTKDRSTFNSWKISQEYDGNGDSIVGQEAGTLAGLTDEGGAAPAEDESWLKDSPWTFEEEREKGNVLDFGWELQEEVRAVGGETTIEGDGSKELLEKEESALSAVLKGPNRAFGDLIAASGITDAMLDSLIALKDLEGVEGLPPLSEIEDIRYEKNTRKSTRAEIERQKQEEVAKARVRQVDEKGRAYGTGRRKCSIARVWVQPGDGKFMINDKQFDVYFPMLDHRAALLRPFSETKTLGLWDVNCTVKGGGLSGQVGAIRLGISRALQNWEPGLRPQLREAGFLTRDPRVVERKKPGKAKARKSYQWVKR comes from the exons atgCTGGCTCGCTTCGTTTCCAAACCCTCTAATTTCCGTCTCTTAACTCTACTCTCCACCAAATCCCAATCACACCCTCCAAACCCTAAGTTCACCCTCCCAAGATTCTTCTCCACCAATCACAACAACAACGACAATAACACTAAAGATCGCTCCACATTCAATTCCTGGAAAATTTCTCAGGAATACGACGGAAATGGTGATTCCATCGTCGGCCAAGAGGCTGGAACGCTTGCCGGACTCACCGACGAGGGCGGTGCGGCTCCGGCTGAGGATGAGTCGTGGTTGAAGGATTCTCCGTGGACCTTCgaagaggagagagagaaaggtaaTGTGTTGGACTTTGGATGGGAATTGCAGGAGGAGGTTCGTGCTGTGGGAGGTGAGACTACCATTGAGGGTGACGGGAGCAAAGAGCTTCTTGAGAAGGAAGAGTCAGCTCTTTCTGCTGTGCTCAAAG GTCCAAATCGTGCATTTGGTGACCTTATTGCAGCATCTGGAATCACTGATGCAATGCTTGACAGTTTGATTGCCCTGAAGGACTTGGAAGGGGTTGAGGGATTGCCCCCGTTAAGTGAGATCGAAGACATTCgttatgaaaaaaatacaagaaaatcaaCCAGGGCTGAGATAGAGCGCCAGAAGCAGGAGGAAGTTGCAAAAGCTCGAGTTAGACAAGTAGATGAAAAGGGAAGGGCTTATGGAACAGGAAGAAGGAAATGCAGTATAGCCCGTGTTTGGGTTCAGCCTGGTGATggaaaatttatgattaatgaCAAGCAATTTGATGTTTATTTTCCAATGCTTGATCATCGTGCTGCTCTTCTTCGACCTTTCTCTGAAACAAAGACATTGGGTCTTTGGGATGTCAATTGTACTGTGAAGGGAGGTGGTCTCTCAG GTCAAGTTGGAGCAATTCGTTTGGGGATCAGCAGGGCTTTGCAAAACTGGGAACCAGGATTACGGCCTCAGCTCAGAGAAG CTGGTTTCTTAACAAGGGATCCCCGGGTGGTGGAAAGGAAAAAACCTGGAAAAGCAAAAGCAAGAAAGAGCTACCAATGGGTCAAGCGTTGA
- the LOC100251852 gene encoding probable calcium-binding protein CML48 isoform X2: protein MASFSGYNPQSHSPSPSAPPMPNPQAPSSSQPHYSQPPHWHGSSYGHSSFPPGTHPDVIRSFQMVDRDRSGYIDEIELQQALSSGYQRFSLRTIRLLMFLFKNPSSPLGIGPNEFAALWSCLGQWRAIFERFDRDRSGKIDSMELKDALYSLGYAVPPSVLQVLISKYDDRSGRRVELNFDSFVECGMIVKGLTEKFKEKDPRYTGSATLTYDAFLSMIIPFLVA from the exons ATGGCTTCCTTCTCCGGATACAACCCCCAATCCCACTCCCCCTCCCCCTCGGCGCCACCCATGCCCAATCCTCAAGCTCCCAGCTCGTCTCAGCCCCACTACAGTCAGCCTCCTCACTGGCATGGATCTTCATATGGGCATTCCTCTTTTCCACCAGGGACACACCCAGATGTCATCAGAAGCTTTCAAATGGTGGACAGGGACAGGAGTGGATATATAGATGAGATTGAGCTCCAACAAGCTCTCTCTTCTGGGTATCAGAGGTTTAGTCTCCGGACCATTCGCTTGCTCATGTTTCTCTTTAAGAATCCCAGCTCTCCTTTGGGGATTG GGCCTAATGAGTTTGCTGCATTATGGAGTTGTCTCGGCCAATGGCGA GCCATATTTGAAAGATTTGATAGAGATAGAAGTGGGAAGATTGACTCCATGGAGCTAAAGGATGCTCTCTACAGTCTTGGGTATGCAGTCCCGCCTTCTGTTCTCCAGGTTCTGATTTCCAAGTATGATGATCGAAGTGGCCGGAGGGTTGAACTCAATTTTGACAGTTTTGTTGA GTGTGGGATGATTGTGAAG GGTTTGACTGAAAAATTCAAGGAGAAGGATCCACGTTACACTGGTTCAGCAACACTCACCTACGATGCATTCTTGTCTATGATCATTCCATTTCTTGTAGCGTAG
- the LOC100251852 gene encoding probable calcium-binding protein CML48 isoform X1 — MASFSGYNPQSHSPSPSAPPMPNPQAPSSSQPHYSQPPHWHGSSYGHSSFPPGTHPDVIRSFQMVDRDRSGYIDEIELQQALSSGYQRFSLRTIRLLMFLFKNPSSPLGIGPNEFAALWSCLGQWRAIFERFDRDRSGKIDSMELKDALYSLGYAVPPSVLQVLISKYDDRSGRRVELNFDSFVECGMIVKVSQLTSGNPESFYFLLDLSLSNNLNWSTYPKKKLEKKMKNLLI, encoded by the exons ATGGCTTCCTTCTCCGGATACAACCCCCAATCCCACTCCCCCTCCCCCTCGGCGCCACCCATGCCCAATCCTCAAGCTCCCAGCTCGTCTCAGCCCCACTACAGTCAGCCTCCTCACTGGCATGGATCTTCATATGGGCATTCCTCTTTTCCACCAGGGACACACCCAGATGTCATCAGAAGCTTTCAAATGGTGGACAGGGACAGGAGTGGATATATAGATGAGATTGAGCTCCAACAAGCTCTCTCTTCTGGGTATCAGAGGTTTAGTCTCCGGACCATTCGCTTGCTCATGTTTCTCTTTAAGAATCCCAGCTCTCCTTTGGGGATTG GGCCTAATGAGTTTGCTGCATTATGGAGTTGTCTCGGCCAATGGCGA GCCATATTTGAAAGATTTGATAGAGATAGAAGTGGGAAGATTGACTCCATGGAGCTAAAGGATGCTCTCTACAGTCTTGGGTATGCAGTCCCGCCTTCTGTTCTCCAGGTTCTGATTTCCAAGTATGATGATCGAAGTGGCCGGAGGGTTGAACTCAATTTTGACAGTTTTGTTGA GTGTGGGATGATTGTGAAGGTAAGCCAACTAACTTCTGGGAATCctgaatctttttattttctacttgaCTTGTCCCTttccaataatttaaattgGTCAACCTACCCCAAAAagaagttggaaaaaaaaatgaaaaacttattAATTTGA
- the LOC100262207 gene encoding DNA polymerase II subunit B4 isoform X2: MEKVAVAEVEELPKTIVRRVVKDKLSQFSDDGDIIIHKDGLRAFCESARIFIHYLSATANDLCKESRRQTINADDVLKAIEEIEFPEFVQPLKASLDEFRKKNAGKKAGAAKSKEAKKRKEDSSLNNEGDKGKNDGGDEGNEVEDDSHEPKQKSAGKKSGAGKSKKVNKKRKVEEVKQDDEGNEDEDDSHANE, translated from the exons ATGGAGAAAGTGGCAGTTGCAGAGGTCGAGGAGCTGCCCAAGACTATAGTGCGCAGGGTGGTGAAGGATAAGCTCTCTCAGTTCTCCGATGACGGCGATATCATTATTCACAAGGACGGTCTTCGCGCCTTCTGCGAAAGTGCACGCATTTTCATCCACTATCTATCCGCCAC TGCAAATGACTTGTGTAAGGAGTCTAGGAGGCAAACAATCAATGCTGATGATGTTTTGAAAGCAATTGAAGAAATTGAGTTTCCTGAATTTGTTCAACCTCTTAAAGCCTCTCTTGATG AGTTTAGGAAAAAGAATGCTGGAAAGAAGGCCGGAGCTGCAAAGTCAAAGgaagcaaagaaaagaaaagaagattcATCCCTAAATAATGAGGGTGACAAGGGTAAAAATGATGGTGGAGATGAGGGGAATGAGGTCGAGGATGACTCCCATG AGCCGAAGCAGAAGAGTGCAGGAAAAAAGTCAGGAGCAGGCAAATCAAAGAAAGTGAATAAGAAGAGGAAAGTAGAAGAAGTGAAGCAAGATGATGAAGGCAATGAAGATGAGGATGACTCTCATGCTAACGAGTGA
- the LOC100262207 gene encoding DNA polymerase II subunit B4 isoform X1 — MEKVAVAEVEELPKTIVRRVVKDKLSQFSDDGDIIIHKDGLRAFCESARIFIHYLSATANDLCKESRRQTINADDVLKAIEEIEFPEFVQPLKASLDEFRKKNAGKKAGAAKSKEAKKRKEDSSLNNEGDKGKNDGGDEGNEVEDDSHGNDSEYYVICTLLFPAITHHKILGFSPKSRPHQNSCPLHHRLPSSFIPISINNLC; from the exons ATGGAGAAAGTGGCAGTTGCAGAGGTCGAGGAGCTGCCCAAGACTATAGTGCGCAGGGTGGTGAAGGATAAGCTCTCTCAGTTCTCCGATGACGGCGATATCATTATTCACAAGGACGGTCTTCGCGCCTTCTGCGAAAGTGCACGCATTTTCATCCACTATCTATCCGCCAC TGCAAATGACTTGTGTAAGGAGTCTAGGAGGCAAACAATCAATGCTGATGATGTTTTGAAAGCAATTGAAGAAATTGAGTTTCCTGAATTTGTTCAACCTCTTAAAGCCTCTCTTGATG AGTTTAGGAAAAAGAATGCTGGAAAGAAGGCCGGAGCTGCAAAGTCAAAGgaagcaaagaaaagaaaagaagattcATCCCTAAATAATGAGGGTGACAAGGGTAAAAATGATGGTGGAGATGAGGGGAATGAGGTCGAGGATGACTCCCATGGTAATGACTCAGAATATTATGTAATATGTACATTGTTGTTTCCTGCTATAACACATCACAAGATCTTAGGTTTTAGCCCAAAGAGTAGACCGCATCAAAATTCATGTCCCCTTCATCATCGTCTGCCTAGTTCTTTCATCCCCATTTCTATAAATAATCTATGTTAG